In one Corallococcus sp. EGB genomic region, the following are encoded:
- a CDS encoding Ig-like domain-containing protein — MDSPPNNVPLASGRVSAPLARAWVLSCLVLLALLPQLAAAAPALRYQVDQRGDFVLFGNTLSQECRSGTPAPLVGTVGACGTNITDQASDVHWNTDGLTAYADTSVAPADSKSQAMLVLPAGAVVTYARLYWGAVRSVQSRTGPMTPGTTVTLSRVGTGAFSTSVTADSSKGYTSGNNYAYQSTADVTALVQQRGTGAYLLAGADALDFRNVNDTFPYSGWAMVVFYRLASEPLRNLTLFDGLDAVSSGVSATATLSGFLVPSSGYSAKLGVIAYEGENSITGDALNFNGAALSDAQNPATNFFNGTRSRLGVAQSNDGDLPRFAGTPGTTEGLDMDVVDITSRVSAGQTSATVSATSTGDQYLLGAFITSISTQKPDFIQTVKSVAAVSPRPDGSLRGGDVLEYTVQTTNSGDDSGILTVLTDTLPTNVTYVPGSLRVAAGANTGAMTDATGDDQGEYDAANRRLTVRLGAGATATQGGVINIGESSTVVFRVTINAGATGSIDNQAVVRSTGQQGAPETSFPSSPPVGTGPTTIPVGAPSAPTVTAPAAGSTLATAKPTFSGTAEAGSTVTVREGTTVLCTATVNAAGNWSCTSTVSLADGAHTVSAQAMDTSGNVSPTTSVGFNVDTTPPVAPVISTPAQNAQLNTTTPTFTGTAEAGSTVTVREGATVLCTTTANAVTGAWSCVSSVTLTSGSHTVTATAQDAAGNTGPASAGRTFVVDVTPPAAPVITAPASGAAVNTTTPTFSGFAEAGSTVTVVVGGVTVCTATANASGAWSCVSTTTLPQGTVTASSTATDAAGNTSTPSTTSFTVDTVPPPAPVITAPTANSTVTTKTPTLSGTAEANSTVTVREGTTVLCTTTANASGAWSCTSASLAEGAHTITATARDAAGNTGPASTAVPFTVDSIPPPAPVITAPTANQAVATQTPALSGTAEANSTVTVREGATVLCTTTANASGAWSCTSASLAQGAHTVTATATDAAGNVSPASTAVPFTVDTVPPAAPVIASPTPNQRVGTPTPVLSGTAEANSTVTVREGTTVLCTATANASGAWSCTSSSLAEGSHTITATARDAAGNTGPASTAVPFTVDTVPPAAPAVTAPTANQLIATKTPTLSGTAEANSTVTVREGTTVLCTTTANASGAWSCISSTLAEGPHTITATATDAAGNTSPPSTAVPFTVDSIAPVAPVIASPTANQTVATQTPVLSGTAEANSTVTVREGTTVLCTTTANASGAWSCTSPQLPEGPHSISATARDAAGNTGPASTVVPFTVDTIAPVAPVIASPTPNQLIATKTPTLSGTAEANSTVTVREGTTVLCTTTANSTGAWSCTSSTLTDGSHTITATARDAAGNTSPPSTAVPFTVDTAPPAIPVVSAPTPGQQVATATPVITGTAEAGSTVTVREGTTVLCVATADASGAWSCTASALTDGTHTLSVTATDAAGNTSPPRTVSFTVDTSAPAAPVIASPANGSVLNAAPGTYSGTAEPNSRVTLTLDGTTLGVVITNGSGQWSFSPGPALANGGHTLTAVAQDAAGNTSPVTTSSFTVDTAAPDAPEFNAPAPNAIVTTPRPTIAGTAEPGSQVTLVIGGVTYGPLTVDGNGGWSFTPPADLPQGPITVSATATDAAGNVSAASQLTFTVDTVAPDTVITSHPPVASNSPSATFTFVGTDADVTGFACSLDATSVPCASPYTATGLQSGSHTFTVAAIDAAGNVDPTPATFTWTVDLTPPDAPIVLQPTSGELVTTASPVITGTAEPGSTVYLVLDNGAPLGPILVNAQGEWSYPVQATLADGPHTLTATATDAAGNVSEPASLSFTIDTEAPDTTIESGPAQPSNSASATFEFSSTGGGIRYECSLDDAPYVLCDSPFTVDSLTEGEHTLSVRAVDAAGNADPTPAEYTWTVDLSLPEAPAITSPANGALFNTGAVSYAGTAEPGATVRVSVDGVFVGTAVADSDTGAWTFTPGPVLPHGSHTVSAVAVDAAGNTSPPTSVTFSVDLVAPDTSLTASVPAITSSREASFELTSNESNVTFECRLDAGAFVPCTSPQTYADLADGTHTVQVRAVDAAGNVDPTPATFTWTVDTTPPDTFIRSGPVANDAPNPASFDLDSNETGVTYACSLDDAPFTPCSDPALFTVTPGAHTLAVRATDAAGNVDPTPATWSWSATDDADNDGLTDAEEALAGTDPHNPDTDGDGLSDGVEVHSGRTDPLDDDTDDDGILDGNEDANHDGITQDTETDPTLADSDRDGLTDGLELGLTQPQGTGTDPAVFVADADPTTTTDPLKADTDNGGVWDGIEDKNHNGKVDPGETNPLNAADDVDADGDGVDNATELELGLDPFNPDSDGDGLPDGIDGLVDTDGDGLIDALDTDSDNDGLLDGEEDVNHDGITQPTETDRRNPDTDGDGLKDGIEVHGQNPTNPLARDTDGDGLSDGEEDTNGNGIRDATESDPNKADTDGGGVPDGVEVKGGTNPLDPDDDFVVMGRGCSTGGAGGLLPLALGLLSVPFLGRRRRAFARGTVRGLAATVAAGLSLGAASRAEAQATVSQAIDVQQYKPGPGAYDVLGVNSARVAPHLTWNVGASLNYAHQPLNFYDPREDTFVYRIVKQQVSLDLMGAVSLFDRLEVGLVLPLTVTGSQPSGAVAEQFAEGVGKAGLGDLRVVPKLALLSKGALNLAVLAPFTLPTGGADHFLGADGLTFQPRVAGEWATSSLRLLANVGVNLRKEQDLRNLHVGNELAFGVGAEVPLTQALSAQATLSGAVGLKESNAEEFPLEVLGALKYRFAKGFAAHVGAGPGLTHGYGTPAFRVLAGLTYTPGGTPAPVSAAPRTPACTLGPEDFDGFQDDDNCLDPDDDNDGIPDVNDLCPTEPETVNGYRDNDGCPDTVPDTQPATPGAPAPAPLALMPAPADSDGDGIPDNEDRCPTAPEDKDGFEDEDGCPDPDNDRDGIPDTVDKCPLEAEVINGVKDDDGCPDKGASKVRLEGSRIVILDKVYFATNKAVILARSFPLLSQVAAVLRAHPELERVRVEGHTDSQGDDTKNLNLSQRRANTVREWLVKNGIAAERLEAVGYGETKPVTTNATAKGRESNRRVEFNVLKTANPAEGVSP; from the coding sequence ATGGACTCCCCCCCCAACAACGTCCCCCTCGCTTCCGGGCGGGTCTCCGCCCCCCTCGCGCGTGCGTGGGTGCTGTCGTGCCTGGTGCTCCTGGCACTCCTTCCCCAGCTGGCCGCCGCCGCGCCCGCGCTGCGCTACCAGGTGGATCAGCGGGGCGACTTCGTGCTGTTCGGCAACACGCTGTCGCAGGAGTGCCGCAGCGGAACGCCCGCGCCGCTGGTGGGCACGGTGGGCGCCTGCGGCACCAACATCACCGACCAGGCGTCGGACGTGCACTGGAACACCGACGGCCTCACGGCGTACGCGGACACGTCGGTGGCGCCGGCGGATTCGAAGAGCCAGGCGATGCTGGTGCTGCCCGCGGGGGCGGTGGTGACGTACGCGCGGCTGTACTGGGGCGCGGTGCGCTCGGTGCAGAGCCGCACGGGGCCCATGACGCCGGGCACGACGGTGACGCTGTCGCGGGTGGGCACGGGTGCCTTCTCCACGAGCGTCACCGCGGACTCCAGCAAGGGCTACACGTCCGGCAACAACTACGCCTACCAGTCCACGGCGGACGTGACGGCGCTGGTGCAGCAGCGCGGCACGGGCGCGTACCTGCTCGCCGGCGCGGACGCGCTGGACTTCCGCAACGTCAACGACACCTTCCCCTACTCCGGCTGGGCGATGGTCGTCTTCTACCGGCTGGCCAGCGAGCCGCTGCGCAACCTCACGCTCTTCGACGGCCTGGATGCGGTGAGCAGCGGCGTGAGCGCGACGGCCACCCTGTCCGGCTTCCTGGTGCCGTCCTCCGGCTACTCGGCGAAGCTGGGAGTCATCGCGTACGAGGGTGAGAACTCGATCACGGGCGACGCGCTGAACTTCAACGGCGCGGCCCTGTCGGACGCGCAGAACCCGGCGACCAACTTCTTCAACGGCACGCGCAGCCGGCTGGGCGTGGCGCAGAGCAACGACGGGGATCTGCCCCGCTTCGCCGGCACGCCGGGCACCACCGAGGGTCTGGACATGGACGTGGTGGACATCACCTCGCGCGTCTCCGCGGGTCAGACGTCCGCGACGGTGTCCGCCACCTCCACGGGGGACCAGTACCTGCTGGGCGCGTTCATCACGTCCATCTCCACGCAGAAGCCGGACTTCATCCAGACGGTGAAGAGCGTGGCGGCGGTGTCGCCGCGCCCGGACGGCAGCCTGCGCGGCGGCGACGTGCTGGAGTACACGGTGCAGACGACGAACTCGGGCGATGACTCCGGCATCCTCACCGTGCTCACGGACACGCTGCCCACGAACGTCACCTACGTCCCGGGCTCGCTGCGGGTGGCGGCGGGCGCCAACACCGGCGCGATGACGGACGCGACGGGTGATGACCAGGGTGAATACGACGCGGCGAACCGCCGGCTCACGGTGCGCCTGGGAGCGGGCGCCACCGCCACGCAGGGCGGCGTCATCAACATCGGAGAGAGCTCGACCGTCGTCTTCCGGGTGACCATCAACGCGGGGGCAACGGGAAGCATCGACAACCAGGCCGTCGTGCGCAGCACCGGCCAGCAGGGGGCACCGGAGACGTCCTTCCCGTCCTCGCCGCCGGTGGGCACCGGCCCCACGACGATCCCCGTGGGTGCTCCGTCCGCGCCGACGGTGACGGCGCCCGCTGCGGGCTCTACGCTGGCGACCGCCAAGCCCACCTTCAGCGGCACCGCGGAGGCGGGCAGCACCGTCACCGTGCGCGAGGGAACCACGGTGCTCTGCACCGCGACGGTGAACGCGGCCGGAAACTGGAGCTGCACCTCCACCGTGTCGCTCGCTGACGGCGCGCACACGGTGAGCGCGCAGGCGATGGACACCAGCGGCAACGTCAGCCCCACCACGTCCGTGGGGTTCAACGTGGACACGACGCCGCCGGTGGCGCCGGTCATCTCCACGCCCGCGCAGAACGCGCAGCTCAACACGACGACGCCGACGTTCACGGGCACGGCGGAGGCGGGCAGCACCGTCACCGTGCGCGAGGGTGCCACGGTGCTCTGCACCACCACGGCCAACGCCGTGACGGGCGCATGGAGCTGCGTGTCCAGCGTGACGCTGACGTCCGGCTCGCACACCGTGACGGCGACGGCCCAGGACGCAGCGGGCAATACGGGCCCGGCCTCCGCGGGACGGACGTTCGTGGTGGACGTGACGCCCCCGGCGGCGCCGGTCATCACGGCGCCCGCGAGCGGTGCAGCGGTGAATACGACGACGCCCACGTTCAGCGGCTTCGCGGAAGCCGGCAGCACCGTCACCGTGGTGGTGGGCGGCGTCACGGTCTGCACCGCGACGGCCAACGCCTCTGGCGCCTGGTCCTGCGTGTCGACCACGACGCTGCCCCAGGGCACCGTGACGGCGAGCAGCACCGCCACCGACGCGGCGGGCAACACCAGCACGCCCAGCACGACCTCCTTCACCGTGGACACGGTGCCCCCGCCCGCGCCGGTCATCACGGCGCCCACGGCCAACAGCACCGTGACGACGAAGACGCCGACGCTGTCCGGTACGGCGGAGGCGAACAGCACCGTGACCGTGCGTGAAGGCACCACGGTCCTGTGCACCACCACGGCCAATGCCTCCGGCGCCTGGTCCTGCACCTCCGCGTCGCTGGCGGAGGGCGCGCACACCATCACCGCGACCGCGCGCGACGCGGCGGGCAACACGGGCCCGGCCAGCACCGCCGTGCCCTTTACGGTGGACTCCATCCCTCCGCCGGCTCCGGTCATCACGGCTCCGACGGCCAACCAGGCGGTGGCCACGCAGACGCCGGCCCTCAGCGGCACGGCGGAGGCCAACAGCACGGTGACCGTCCGCGAGGGCGCCACGGTGCTCTGCACCACGACAGCCAACGCGTCCGGTGCGTGGTCGTGTACCTCCGCGTCGCTTGCGCAGGGCGCGCACACCGTCACCGCCACCGCGACGGACGCCGCGGGCAATGTCAGCCCCGCGAGCACCGCCGTGCCGTTCACGGTGGACACCGTGCCGCCGGCCGCTCCGGTCATCGCGTCGCCCACGCCGAACCAGCGCGTCGGGACCCCGACGCCGGTCCTCTCCGGCACGGCCGAAGCCAACAGCACCGTGACCGTGCGAGAGGGCACCACCGTGCTCTGCACCGCGACGGCCAACGCGTCCGGTGCCTGGTCCTGCACGTCGAGCTCGCTCGCGGAAGGCAGCCACACCATCACCGCCACGGCGCGCGACGCCGCGGGCAACACGGGCCCGGCCAGCACCGCCGTGCCCTTCACGGTGGACACCGTGCCTCCGGCTGCCCCGGCCGTCACCGCGCCCACGGCCAACCAGTTGATCGCCACGAAGACGCCGACGCTGTCCGGCACGGCTGAAGCCAACAGCACCGTGACGGTGCGCGAGGGCACCACCGTGCTCTGCACCACGACGGCCAACGCCTCCGGCGCGTGGTCGTGCATCTCCTCCACGCTCGCGGAAGGCCCGCACACCATCACCGCGACCGCGACGGACGCCGCGGGCAACACGAGCCCGCCCAGCACGGCCGTTCCCTTCACCGTGGACTCCATCGCTCCGGTGGCGCCGGTCATCGCATCGCCCACGGCCAATCAGACCGTGGCGACCCAGACGCCGGTCCTCTCCGGTACGGCGGAGGCCAACAGCACCGTGACCGTGCGCGAAGGCACGACGGTCCTCTGCACCACCACGGCCAATGCGTCGGGCGCGTGGTCCTGCACTTCGCCGCAGCTGCCGGAGGGCCCGCACTCCATCTCGGCCACGGCGCGTGACGCCGCGGGCAACACCGGTCCGGCGAGCACCGTCGTTCCCTTCACGGTGGACACCATCGCTCCCGTGGCGCCGGTCATCGCGTCGCCCACGCCGAACCAGTTGATCGCCACGAAGACTCCGACGCTGTCCGGTACGGCGGAGGCGAACAGCACCGTGACCGTGCGCGAAGGCACGACGGTCCTCTGCACCACCACCGCGAACAGCACCGGCGCCTGGTCCTGCACGTCCTCCACCCTCACGGACGGTTCGCACACCATCACCGCCACGGCGCGCGACGCCGCTGGCAACACGAGCCCGCCCAGCACCGCCGTGCCCTTCACCGTGGACACCGCGCCCCCGGCGATCCCCGTCGTCTCGGCGCCCACGCCCGGTCAGCAGGTCGCCACGGCGACGCCCGTCATCACGGGTACCGCGGAGGCGGGCAGCACCGTCACCGTGCGCGAAGGCACCACCGTGCTGTGCGTTGCGACGGCCGACGCCAGCGGCGCGTGGTCCTGCACGGCCTCCGCCCTCACGGACGGCACGCACACCCTCTCCGTCACGGCCACCGACGCGGCGGGCAACACCAGCCCCCCGCGCACCGTGTCCTTCACCGTCGACACCTCCGCGCCCGCCGCGCCGGTCATCGCCTCGCCCGCGAACGGCTCGGTGCTGAACGCGGCCCCCGGCACCTACAGCGGCACGGCCGAGCCCAACAGCCGCGTCACGCTCACCCTGGACGGCACGACGCTGGGCGTCGTCATCACCAACGGCTCCGGTCAGTGGAGCTTCTCGCCCGGCCCCGCGCTCGCGAACGGCGGCCACACCCTCACGGCCGTCGCCCAGGACGCCGCGGGCAACACCAGCCCCGTCACCACCTCCAGCTTCACCGTGGACACCGCCGCTCCGGACGCGCCGGAGTTCAACGCGCCCGCCCCGAACGCCATCGTCACCACCCCGCGTCCGACCATCGCCGGCACCGCCGAGCCCGGCTCGCAGGTGACGCTCGTCATCGGCGGCGTCACCTACGGTCCGCTGACCGTGGACGGCAACGGCGGCTGGAGCTTCACGCCGCCCGCCGACCTGCCCCAGGGCCCCATCACCGTCAGCGCCACCGCGACGGACGCCGCAGGCAACGTCAGCGCCGCGTCCCAGCTGACGTTCACCGTGGACACGGTGGCGCCCGACACCGTCATCACCTCGCATCCGCCGGTCGCGAGCAACAGCCCGTCCGCCACGTTCACCTTCGTTGGCACGGACGCGGACGTCACCGGCTTCGCTTGCAGCCTGGACGCGACCAGCGTGCCGTGCGCGTCGCCGTACACCGCGACGGGCCTGCAGAGCGGCTCGCACACGTTCACCGTCGCCGCCATCGACGCGGCCGGCAACGTGGACCCCACGCCCGCCACCTTCACGTGGACCGTGGACCTCACGCCCCCGGACGCCCCCATCGTCCTCCAGCCCACGAGCGGCGAGCTGGTCACCACCGCCTCACCCGTCATCACCGGTACGGCCGAGCCGGGCAGCACCGTGTACCTGGTGCTCGACAACGGCGCGCCGCTGGGCCCGATCCTCGTCAACGCGCAGGGTGAGTGGAGCTACCCCGTGCAGGCCACGCTCGCGGACGGTCCGCACACGCTGACCGCCACCGCCACGGACGCGGCGGGCAACGTCAGTGAGCCCGCGTCGCTCTCCTTCACCATCGACACCGAAGCGCCGGACACCACCATCGAGTCCGGTCCCGCCCAGCCCTCGAACAGCGCCAGCGCCACGTTCGAGTTCAGCTCCACCGGCGGCGGCATCCGCTACGAGTGCAGCCTGGACGACGCGCCCTACGTCCTCTGCGACAGCCCCTTCACCGTCGACTCGCTCACCGAGGGCGAGCACACCCTCTCGGTGCGCGCCGTGGACGCGGCGGGCAACGCCGACCCGACGCCGGCCGAGTACACGTGGACGGTGGACCTGAGCCTCCCCGAGGCTCCGGCCATCACCTCGCCCGCGAACGGCGCCCTCTTCAACACGGGCGCGGTGTCCTACGCCGGCACGGCCGAGCCGGGCGCCACCGTGCGCGTGTCCGTGGATGGCGTCTTCGTGGGCACGGCCGTGGCGGACTCCGACACCGGCGCGTGGACCTTCACCCCGGGCCCGGTGCTGCCCCATGGCTCGCACACCGTCTCCGCGGTCGCGGTGGACGCGGCCGGCAACACCAGCCCGCCCACGAGCGTCACCTTCAGCGTGGACCTCGTGGCGCCGGACACGTCCCTCACCGCGTCCGTGCCCGCCATCACCTCGAGCCGCGAGGCCTCCTTCGAGCTCACCTCGAACGAGTCCAACGTGACCTTCGAGTGCCGCCTCGACGCGGGGGCCTTCGTCCCCTGCACCAGCCCGCAGACGTACGCGGACCTGGCGGACGGCACGCACACCGTCCAGGTGCGCGCGGTGGACGCGGCCGGCAACGTGGACCCCACGCCCGCCACCTTCACGTGGACCGTGGACACCACGCCCCCGGACACGTTCATCCGCTCCGGTCCGGTCGCGAACGACGCGCCCAACCCGGCCAGCTTCGACCTGGACTCCAACGAGACGGGCGTCACCTACGCGTGCAGCCTGGATGACGCTCCCTTCACGCCCTGCTCGGATCCGGCCCTCTTCACCGTGACGCCGGGCGCCCACACCCTCGCCGTGCGCGCCACGGACGCGGCGGGCAACGTGGACCCCACCCCCGCCACCTGGTCCTGGTCCGCGACCGATGACGCCGACAACGACGGCCTCACCGACGCGGAAGAGGCCCTCGCCGGCACCGACCCGCACAACCCCGACACCGACGGCGATGGCCTGTCCGACGGCGTGGAGGTCCACTCCGGCCGCACCGACCCGCTGGATGACGACACCGACGACGACGGCATCCTCGACGGCAACGAGGACGCCAACCACGACGGCATCACCCAGGACACGGAGACCGACCCGACCCTCGCCGACTCCGATCGCGACGGCCTGACGGATGGTCTGGAGCTGGGCCTCACCCAGCCCCAGGGCACCGGCACCGACCCGGCCGTCTTCGTCGCCGACGCCGACCCCACCACCACCACCGACCCGCTCAAGGCCGACACCGACAACGGCGGCGTCTGGGACGGCATCGAGGACAAGAACCACAACGGCAAGGTGGACCCGGGTGAGACCAACCCGCTCAACGCCGCCGACGACGTGGACGCGGACGGCGACGGCGTGGACAACGCCACCGAGTTGGAGCTGGGCCTCGACCCCTTCAACCCGGACAGCGACGGCGACGGCCTGCCCGACGGCATCGACGGCCTGGTCGACACCGATGGCGACGGCCTCATCGACGCGCTCGACACCGACAGCGACAACGACGGCCTGCTCGATGGAGAGGAGGACGTGAACCACGACGGCATCACCCAGCCCACCGAGACCGACCGCCGCAACCCCGACACCGACGGCGACGGCCTGAAGGACGGCATCGAAGTGCACGGGCAGAACCCCACCAACCCGCTGGCCCGCGACACGGACGGCGACGGACTGTCGGATGGCGAGGAGGACACCAACGGCAACGGCATCCGCGACGCCACCGAGTCCGACCCGAACAAGGCGGACACCGACGGCGGCGGCGTCCCCGACGGCGTCGAGGTGAAGGGCGGCACCAACCCGCTCGACCCCGACGACGACTTCGTGGTGATGGGCCGGGGCTGCTCGACGGGCGGCGCCGGGGGGCTGCTCCCGCTGGCGCTGGGCCTGCTGTCGGTGCCATTCCTCGGCCGTCGCCGCCGGGCCTTCGCCCGGGGCACGGTCCGGGGGCTGGCGGCGACGGTGGCGGCGGGGCTGTCGCTGGGCGCCGCGTCGCGCGCGGAGGCCCAGGCGACGGTGTCGCAAGCCATCGACGTGCAGCAGTACAAGCCGGGGCCGGGCGCGTATGACGTGCTCGGGGTGAACAGCGCCCGCGTCGCGCCGCACCTGACGTGGAACGTGGGCGCGTCACTCAACTACGCGCACCAGCCGCTCAACTTCTACGACCCGCGCGAAGACACGTTCGTCTACCGCATCGTGAAACAGCAGGTGTCCCTGGACCTGATGGGCGCGGTGTCCCTCTTCGACCGGCTGGAGGTGGGCCTGGTGCTGCCGCTGACGGTCACCGGCTCGCAGCCCTCGGGCGCCGTGGCGGAGCAGTTCGCGGAGGGCGTGGGCAAGGCGGGCCTGGGCGACCTGCGCGTGGTGCCCAAGCTGGCGCTGCTGTCCAAGGGCGCGCTGAACCTCGCGGTGCTCGCGCCCTTCACCCTGCCCACCGGCGGCGCGGACCACTTCCTGGGCGCGGACGGCCTCACCTTCCAGCCGCGCGTGGCCGGTGAGTGGGCCACCTCGTCGCTGCGGCTGCTGGCCAACGTGGGCGTGAACCTCCGCAAGGAGCAGGACCTGCGCAACCTGCACGTGGGCAACGAGCTCGCGTTCGGCGTGGGCGCGGAGGTGCCCCTCACGCAAGCGCTGTCCGCGCAGGCGACGCTCTCGGGCGCGGTGGGCCTCAAGGAGTCCAACGCGGAGGAGTTCCCCCTGGAGGTGCTGGGCGCGCTGAAGTACCGCTTCGCGAAGGGCTTCGCCGCGCACGTGGGCGCCGGTCCGGGCCTCACGCACGGCTACGGCACGCCCGCCTTCCGCGTGCTCGCGGGGCTGACCTACACGCCGGGCGGAACGCCGGCCCCGGTGTCCGCCGCGCCGCGCACGCCCGCCTGCACGCTGGGGCCCGAGGACTTCGACGGCTTCCAGGACGACGACAACTGCCTGGATCCGGACGACGACAACGACGGCATCCCCGACGTCAACGACCTCTGCCCCACCGAGCCGGAGACGGTGAACGGCTACCGCGACAACGACGGCTGCCCGGACACGGTGCCGGACACGCAGCCGGCCACCCCCGGCGCCCCGGCTCCCGCCCCGCTCGCCCTGATGCCCGCCCCCGCGGACTCGGACGGCGACGGCATTCCGGACAACGAGGACCGCTGCCCCACCGCGCCGGAGGACAAGGACGGCTTCGAGGACGAGGACGGCTGCCCGGACCCGGACAACGACCGGGACGGCATCCCCGACACGGTGGACAAGTGCCCGCTGGAGGCGGAGGTCATCAACGGCGTGAAGGACGACGACGGGTGCCCGGACAAGGGCGCTTCGAAGGTGCGCCTGGAGGGCTCGCGCATCGTCATCCTCGACAAGGTGTACTTCGCCACCAACAAGGCCGTCATCCTGGCCCGGTCGTTCCCGCTGCTGTCGCAGGTGGCCGCCGTCCTGCGCGCCCACCCGGAGCTGGAGCGGGTGCGCGTGGAGGGCCACACCGACAGCCAGGGCGATGACACGAAGAACCTGAACCTGTCGCAGCGGCGCGCGAACACCGTGCGCGAATGGCTGGTGAAGAACGGCATCGCGGCGGAGCGCCTGGAGGCGGTGGGCTATGGTGAGACGAAGCCGGTGACCACCAACGCCACGGCGAAGGGCCGCGAGAGCAACCGCCGCGTGGAGTTCAACGTGCTGAAGACCGCCAACCCGGCGGAAGGAGTGTCGCCGTGA
- a CDS encoding response regulator, giving the protein MSSSVPRNLLIIDDETVLCWVLGRFFSSAGYAVDSATDLDEALERVKHGRYDLVISDLRLSGTQSEEGLIIAERLREASPQTRMVLLTAFATPDLGVRARALGVDLVLSKPQPLPDLAEHVAQLLGVPRQANARS; this is encoded by the coding sequence ATGTCATCCAGTGTGCCCCGGAACCTGCTGATCATCGATGACGAAACGGTCTTGTGCTGGGTCCTGGGCAGGTTCTTCTCCAGTGCCGGATACGCGGTCGATTCAGCGACGGATCTCGACGAGGCGCTGGAGCGGGTGAAGCACGGCCGGTACGACCTGGTCATCAGCGACCTGCGACTGAGCGGCACGCAGTCCGAGGAAGGGCTGATCATCGCGGAGCGGCTGCGCGAAGCCTCTCCGCAAACACGCATGGTGCTGCTGACGGCGTTCGCGACCCCGGACCTGGGGGTGCGAGCGCGAGCCCTGGGCGTGGACCTGGTGCTGAGCAAGCCCCAGCCGCTGCCGGACCTGGCGGAGCACGTGGCGCAACTGCTGGGAGTTCCGCGTCAGGCAAACGCGCGGTCGTAG
- a CDS encoding response regulator transcription factor → MRGTTAALLLCMHGKILLLDSKPPVRGATARHLTAAGFTVLTARTDGQARSLLDTHLFDAVLIDHPFGRPGMEEGLRFARDVRLQDSHLPILLMTALPLDEVRHSAWASGITKLLPKPQLMPVLILHLSALIPAAANENQPQPIPLVR, encoded by the coding sequence TTGCGTGGCACAACCGCTGCACTGTTGTTGTGCATGCACGGTAAAATCCTCCTCCTCGATTCCAAGCCCCCGGTTCGTGGGGCGACGGCGCGTCACCTGACGGCCGCGGGCTTCACCGTCCTCACCGCGCGTACGGATGGGCAGGCGCGCAGCCTGCTCGACACCCACCTGTTCGACGCGGTCCTCATCGACCATCCCTTCGGCCGGCCCGGCATGGAGGAAGGCCTGCGCTTCGCGCGCGACGTCCGCCTGCAGGACTCGCACCTCCCCATCCTGCTGATGACGGCGTTGCCCCTGGACGAGGTGCGGCACTCCGCGTGGGCGAGCGGTATCACCAAGCTGCTGCCCAAGCCGCAGCTGATGCCGGTGCTCATCCTCCACCTGTCCGCGCTCATCCCCGCGGCGGCCAACGAGAATCAGCCCCAGCCCATCCCTCTTGTTCGCTAG
- a CDS encoding class I SAM-dependent methyltransferase, with amino-acid sequence MSGSSREKQTRMVEFWRHHDAMEARLSRPLTERMLDLAGVSRGMRMLDVACGRGEPSVPAAHRVGPAGRVLGVDLVEGVLEIARERARREGLENIAFQVADAESLAVGAGTFDVATVRWGLMYMREPERALASIHHALMPGGALVIASWAEPARVPWASLARRILGRYRELPALPVADEPGVFRHADPARLDAALKRSGFSVQAAEEQEVPVVEAHDASDLLTWIRELGGPVMKLVGELPEPQHRAWEAELVAELEKARSGGKVTLGGVTRITLAIASP; translated from the coding sequence ATGAGCGGCTCCTCGCGCGAAAAGCAGACACGGATGGTCGAGTTCTGGCGTCACCACGACGCGATGGAGGCGCGGCTCTCTCGGCCCCTGACCGAGCGGATGCTTGACCTGGCCGGCGTCTCCAGGGGGATGCGCATGCTGGATGTCGCCTGTGGCCGGGGTGAGCCTTCCGTGCCCGCGGCACACCGCGTGGGGCCAGCGGGGCGGGTGCTCGGGGTGGACCTGGTGGAGGGCGTGCTGGAGATTGCCCGCGAGCGGGCGCGGCGGGAGGGGCTGGAGAACATCGCGTTCCAGGTGGCCGACGCGGAGTCGCTGGCGGTCGGCGCGGGGACGTTCGACGTGGCCACTGTGCGCTGGGGCTTGATGTACATGCGCGAGCCTGAGCGGGCCCTCGCGTCCATCCACCACGCCCTGATGCCCGGGGGCGCGCTCGTCATCGCCTCGTGGGCGGAGCCGGCGCGAGTTCCCTGGGCCTCGCTCGCCCGCAGGATCCTCGGCCGCTATCGCGAACTCCCCGCACTGCCAGTCGCTGATGAACCCGGGGTGTTTCGTCATGCGGACCCGGCCCGTCTCGATGCCGCCCTCAAGCGCAGCGGTTTCTCTGTACAGGCTGCGGAGGAACAGGAAGTCCCCGTCGTGGAGGCCCATGATGCGAGCGACCTCCTGACGTGGATCCGCGAGCTGGGCGGGCCCGTGATGAAACTCGTGGGCGAGCTACCGGAGCCTCAGCACCGGGCGTGGGAGGCGGAGCTCGTCGCCGAACTGGAGAAGGCCCGCTCGGGAGGAAAGGTCACGCTGGGCGGTGTGACCCGGATCACCTTGGCAATCGCCTCGCCGTGA